The Silene latifolia isolate original U9 population chromosome X, ASM4854445v1, whole genome shotgun sequence genome contains the following window.
aaattaaaatattatataaaaaattgTTCTTTCGTTTAATTTTCTTAGTGTTTCCAAATTCAGAATTTGTAATTTGTTAAATTGATTAATACTAAAGTTTACCTAATTAACTTTAATGTTGAgtataatatataatgaaaatttaattaaactatTAGATAAAATTAACGAAAACTAAAAAAAAAGTACATGTAGAACGATTATAGGTTAACCGGCGAACCACAAATACCCGTTTAAAGTGGTTAACTGAACCGTTTATAACCGTTAAAAACGGTGCGGTTTAGGTTCGGTGTTTTGCCAAATCCATCCGTGTGCGAACCGAATTAAATATGCACCGAACCGTGAATGAACACCCCTAAAATTTTCGGTAGAAGTTTAGTAAATTCGACTTTCAAAAAGTAAATGCAAAGAAAATAGGAAATGGAGAGAGTATTAATTATTACTCCGTGCCTAACAATATTATCCTCTTcattaaaagaacaaccacagaGCTGAATGGTTGAAAgtcctttttaaaaaaaaatgaaaaataaaaaaaataaatggcCCACCACGTTCACTGATATCTTTTTTTTACCAAGAATTTGTGATCTTTTATATACACTACACAATTAACCTGACAAATTACTTCACCCCTCATAACAACTACACCATTTAACTACAACATAGTATACATTTTACAATGAAGCTTGATTGTCTATGAACAAATGATAATCCATTTCAATTGGGCCAAATTTACTACTATCTTTGAATGATAATTATATTTAAATCCATATTATAAAGAAGGAATCTCTCAGAGATCGAAAAGTGATGGAGATCAAATTATTACTGAAGTTTTTTTCCACCTATAccagaaaataaattaaaaaagtgTGAAAAAAATATTTAAACCGAAATTATTTATAAGATAAAAAATATACCAATAATTATAGTCAAAATGATGAATAAACATTTGGGAAAAAAATAGCTGAAATAAAATATAGCGTAGAGGCCAGgtttaaaaatcaaattttctaaatCTACATAACTAATGACATAAAGGTAAATATCTGGTACATATTTCTGGGAAATTATTAAAATTATAGTTACAAAATAttgaaaattttatttaaactaagATACAGAAAGAAGAAAAACGTTACTatgaataaataaaaacaaatgcaaaaaaaaaaggcGAAAAATTGTTAAAAAGAGAAAGTAATTACAAACAAGAATATTTTTTGGAGAAAAAATCAGGGATGACTTTAATACTTACGAAACTTGCAATAGGATGAATATCAATAAGACGATAGATCTAAACTAATATAGTTTCTTATGAATTTTTTAGGAAAGAATGAGAGTGAGAGTGATATGAGGTAGGATTCAAGGTTTTAGTTGAGCATAATATTAGTGAGGGAAACTGAGTAGCAATTGAGAGAAAGTGGGATTTCAAGATTGTGACGATCAGAGGAAATTTTGTGTAAAAGATTGATGAAAGAAAACCATCCATCAATCAAAGATTGAGAAAGAGAAAGAGGATAAAAAAGGGGTACATGCAGTGTACAGGAGCGGCGAGTAACAAATTTTAGGTTTGGTGGTGGGTTACTTTATTTTGTGTTTCAATTATGTAAAATTTCATTAATGAGAAATTATAATGGGTACTCCGTAGTTGGTATGTATATGTAGGCTGTTTTTTTATGAATTGCTATCGGCCTTATTAATTACGGATGGTCTTGCTTAAAATCGTCTTAACTTAAGAGTCTCAATCCAGATACACGAAAATTTTGTAACCCATTTTCAAACTGATTTGATATCCGAAAGCCTATCCGATCTAAATGTGTTTTCAGATTGGATATTCAATTTTTCGGACATTTTTCGGATCAGATATCATATCAGTTAGTATAATCCAATGTTTTTCCTGGCTTTAGACGACGTTATCATTAAATCTTTCAGCTAAATTGTTTTAAGTGTGTACCATCATAATTTTCATGTTTCACTAAGTACCAATTGTAATTAAACAAAAATCGcattataattttcattttaaaaggGCAGGGtcaaaaatttcattttaaaattGCACGAGTCAAAATTTTCATTTTGTATTTTACCATAATTAACAATCGAtactaaatgaaaaataggttaaaatTTTTCATTTTAAACGTTCTAATTCACGGGTCAAAAATTTCACTTTAAACTTGCACGACTTCTACAAAGTGTACGAGTTTGACTAAATGAAAAACGAGTTTGACATTTTGCACGGGTCTGCTTACAGACCGGTTCAAATTTTActaattttgttttattttcgcgcgaATACTTTGGTTTGATATGTAAGACGGATTTTTTTGAAGTTGCGCAAGTAGCATGACAGAGTAGTAACTCAAAATTTAACTAACAAGAAGATATATCATACTGCAATCACTACCTAACCAAATGACCCTATGCATTATTTACATTCATTGCAAATAAAGTATAGCCACCGTAAATTACACTAGGCCATATTAGACATAGATTTAGCTTATTGAAACATGTATCTATTTATTATTTCGTAGGTAAGGGGTTCATAAATATTTAGATTAGATTGGCCTATATTATGAAATATGAAGCACAGGCACAAGGGGCTTATCTAATTCCGTATCTACTTATAGTTTTCTCAGCCAAATAAATTTAACGAAATTTAACGACCTATTGCAAGAATTTTGTAACACTTCTATTATATGTTACTATATTTCTAAAATTATATATACAACAAGTACATAGTATGAGTCTACATCATGATATAACTTTTAGTTATGGAGATGAGATGATAAATCAATCTGAACATGTACCTAATACAAGAACACGACGAGATCTTACATCTAACAATCCATCGGTTGACCAAATGTGTTACAGAGTAATATATTTCAAATATTGTACTGTCGAGTTTTAAGATTTATGTTTtgatatatttcgaaaataaattGATTGTTAATATTACCATATTTTGTATACGTCCGTCATGTACAAATCGCTAATTACAAATGAGATTATTATACAGAtaaaaaatactccctctatttcaatcaattctatacatttcattaaaatataactcacatatattcaacaaatgtATAGAAATGATTGTAATGGATGAAGTATTAAACATGATACATAAAACGtaatcgttttttttttaaattatttgaaacCGTGCAAATTGCataaaaaggaaaacaaaacattaaaattgcacgaaaatgaaaacaaaacttTTAAATAACAAAATCAAATAGCATTCCCGTGctatttgcacgggtttaaaactagtttaccATAAAAAGAAAGACCGAATTAATTTTGAAAGTATGACATTTGGCCATTTGGGATCCAAATtaattctttgttttttgttaataAGTTGCAAGACCAATATAATACAAACGAGACGGgattctaacttgtttcctattgTCACGATACCTCCATCTCAACCAGTTTAAGACCTCGTCGGTCAAAATAATTCATTCGAATGAACACAAACAGAACAATTGGCCTATAAAGTATAACCTATAATCAACCATGTCCACTTCTTTATTAATAAAGACAACCAAAACAGCATTGTGCTAGTCAAGATCAGCCTGAAGATAGAAAGAATGACAGAAACCAATCACGTAGCACACGTTTCAGCCTTTGTAATTGTAACGTGCTATAATTGATAAAGCGGTGGTATCCCGACTCTTCGACCGACACATGTCATGTTGGATACGTGTTCTAGTGTTGGACACGGTTATTTTGTACAATTTTTTCAATTTATCCCGTCGAACAGGATAAATGTCGGATATGTGACACGACAGCTAAATGAAGTGTCAAAGTCATTAATGAATTCAGTGGCGAAGCCAGGATTTACAGTTAGGGAAACAAAAAAAGTCTTCGGGACGAACAAGTAATGGCATAACGTAAACTAAAAAAAAATCGGAGATTTTAACCAAAACATTTGAATATTTCCTTGCCAGCGTAGACGAGTGTCCTTGCTAGACCCCCCCTAAGTTCGACAGTGGTAATGATAAGAGTATGTCAAGTGAGTATAGGATTGTACTCATGGTCTTGGTTCAAAACCCGTCAGTATATAAATGTCGGGAGTATTTATTAACCCTTTGTGAAAGCATTTGCTTGTCTAGACATGGCTAATGCAAATTCTCCCCCTCATGCAATCATCTTCCCCTTCATGGCTCAAGGCCACACGATCCCTTTGCTAGACTTAGCCAAAGTTCTGTCATTTCGAGGCGTAAAGGTGACCATCATCACTACACCTTCCAATGCTAAACAAATTTCTTCACATTTCGCCACAAAATTCTCATCCACCATTTCGACTCATGTTATACCGTTTCCTGTAGTGGACGGTTTACCTCTAGGTTATGAAAACACGAAAGATCTAACTTCAGACGATCAACGTCTTCCGTTCTTAAGAGCGACTTTGAAGCTAAAACAACCTTTTGAGAGTTATCTTAGGGATCTTGTCGATACAGGAGACCGTCCAATTTGCGCAATTTGCGACTTTTTTCTTGGATGGGCTGTAACTGTTTCCTCTTCCTTAAACATCCCTGGAATACTGTTTTATGGTATGGGAGTCTTATCGACGAAGATTAGTTTTTCCGTATTCATAAATCAGGAATACGTAAGGACTTTAATGAACGGCGAAAAGCTGGAAAATGTGTCTGGATTAGCATGTCCATTCCCCTTGATTCTCGACGATTTCCCTGTTTTTAAGGATATAAATAACCCGTCGAAGAAATTCTTCCAAGAGAACGGTGGTGATGGTGGGACCACCACTTGTTGGGGAGTACTCTGCAATAGTTTTGAAGAACTCGAAGGCGAGTTTGTAACCGCCCTTGAGGAATCCTTTGGAAGATCCCGTGTTAAAGCATGGTGTGTTGGACCGCTTTTACTATACGATGATCCAGAAGAGAATAAAACATTTCCGAAAGACGGAAATGTCTCAAAATCTTCGATTTCTAGTTGGCTAGATGAGCAACATGAGGATGTAATCTATGTCTCATTTGGGACACAATCTTACATATCGAAATCACAAATGGACGAGATTGCGCAGGGACTAGACTCGGCGGGTCACCCGTTCATCTGGGTGGTTCGCTCGAGTAGTTGGACACCGCCGGCGGAATGGGAGGAAAGGGTGAAAGGAAGAGGGTTAGTGATAAGGGAGTGGGTGGATCAAAGGAGTATATTAGCCCATCTAGTAATCGGAGGGTTTTTAAGTCATTGTGGTTGGAACTCGGTTCTAGAGAGCTTGTCTATGGGCGTACCCATATTGACTTGGCCAATTGGCGCGGAACAGCCTCTAAACGCCAAATTAGTGGTGCATGTCTTGAAGGCAGGGTTAGCCATGGATTCGACACTGGACGAGGTACGAGAGGAGGGTGTGGTATATGGGTGTAATGCCATTAGTAGTGGAGTGAAGGAGTTGATGGGTGAAGAGAGTGGAAGATTAGCTCgaaaacgggcgaaagagatagGATTAATGGCAAGAAATGCTGTAGAGAAAGATGGTTCATCTTCTaagaaattggatcatttgatcAACTCTTTAAAGGAGCACAGTGTGCGATTAAATTCTTAAAGATTGTTAAAATGATTCAGTAATTAATATGGTTTTAAGAATTTAGTCTTGCGATTTTCGATGTATTTTTTCTAGTTCGTACAATTTTCAGCAACTTTAAATACAGGTTTCGTTCAGAACTTCGGAATTAGTGGatggtttctaaattcaactagtcttgcttgtgacgggttaatcccgtcacaagcttgtgacctctcacaaaaagggagaggggataaggtggggcaccccccatgtgcttcccactcaccttttaatgggcattttgtgagaggaaacggtatccgtcacaagcttgtgacggatatcgcccgtcttcaataaGATTTTGTATTCTAAATTTGACGATGTTAATTAAAGACCGTCTCTATTTATGATACCGAAATACAACTATTCCCTTCTATTCACCATATTATTACATTTGCTTTTGCTGGGGAATATGAGGAATCTCATGTGCGTGTGGGGCGATTTTGATGCTAGTTTGAACCAAGGTCACCTTTCATGATTTTACCAACTGTTGGAGATATAGTATCACTATAGGGGCGAAGATATAATTAGAGAATATTTGTTGTCGTGTCGTAGTATGGAGGCCACTGAATGAGAAACGAAATCGTCCCGACTACGGTACAAATCGATATAGGCGTCGTCCCCCAAAGTCACACAACACTCCTAAAAGTTGTGTACTCAACCATTAGGAGTTGACACTCATATAGTCATATGGTATGCTCAAAATTATCATAGAGAAGTAGTAGATGTGACatcctcatttattgcggaaaagtaaacacgtaattctagaataaaactgcatgaatatgtttgtaataggttcatttgggtaaaaacctttaatttttaaaacctgaacctgttataaagatatccaaattggaaggtgtcaaacatacaaggtctaactagaagtttcaaaacctgaccatcgctaaagtcgcgaatagtaaattatacaaccaaatgtaaagagggagacatatgtccctaaaatgtatgtgacataaaaagggtttaagggtcaccataaataaagccaatctagatTCCAGGGTTACTTTActcgctagctcgtccgtgtaccccatatatgcatcacctacctgtcattcgcattttatacaaatacgaaagccacagtcagtggggagtaactccgagttctcccagccacgaaatgtcataattaatataacatgtaaacataagaatatgaatacgaatcacacatagccttagcatatagatgctagacaatcgtgcttatcatgtgaacaaaaatataacaacacatagtccttgcatgcgaatactagaccgactcatactacactatcatgtgaatcacataacatccaggaatccaaactctatcaaccatagtcggcttgcatctcaccttctatgattcatagaatcatcaaacaggaacgggcaatatatcaaagacaggcataagttcttagtacggtcaatagtcactttgtaactcgagtctataccacgaggtagggaaggtaatcgaaccggtatcttggctcagcggttactattaagaaaacatggccaagagacaacacaaccctagcctaaaatcacagagacctagacatgcggatacacaccaccgcacccaagacccacaactttttttaaaacaaagtgaagtgagtaccctaaggacaccaccgaagggttggctagtacttaagctgaccccatactatcaaaataagtacctgaggtcatgcctcaacttggatataaatccactagtcaggaacacaaaggctatcaagcagtgaacatatactcgtcaaagactataaagacctatctatgatgaaggccgaaatactcacctaggacctagtcccagctagtcccagcttgaatactttagcccacaccacacaagactcaccacacaagtcaagtaagacacccacttaaccttaagagggcaaaaagtcctacttaccaacctaatgctaacattctatcatgttaaaggctatataaatgtctatttacagcatacaatcccaacagaatcctcaatatcaataataatccaaatttcaGCTAACCGACAATACCATAAtctatgagaacaagctaaaatggcaaagacaagaagactgaagtataaggcaaccaattcatccaacaaccaacatgtgaaataatAATTacgaatatcaaggcataacataaaacctccaataacaactaatcttacctcaaagacaaaccctcgacccgagtcccgcgacgggtcatcggtcaaatcgaggtcgttggtttaaacctagtttgaccaaactcgttcggtcaatcaaCGGCCCACtttagtcttggcctacttttggcccaaattacaaaatttatcacaatattattctcatgctatttctaatttctatcatgtgaaaaacgaaagtaacacattatcaatcacctaaacacttaacaaacaacaaacaccacattaactactaatgtgacattaattcgtcgagtaactcggaatagttaccttaagctagcaaagagacaagcaataaacttgagaaagcttct
Protein-coding sequences here:
- the LOC141622635 gene encoding UDP-glycosyltransferase 73C5-like, with amino-acid sequence MANANSPPHAIIFPFMAQGHTIPLLDLAKVLSFRGVKVTIITTPSNAKQISSHFATKFSSTISTHVIPFPVVDGLPLGYENTKDLTSDDQRLPFLRATLKLKQPFESYLRDLVDTGDRPICAICDFFLGWAVTVSSSLNIPGILFYGMGVLSTKISFSVFINQEYVRTLMNGEKLENVSGLACPFPLILDDFPVFKDINNPSKKFFQENGGDGGTTTCWGVLCNSFEELEGEFVTALEESFGRSRVKAWCVGPLLLYDDPEENKTFPKDGNVSKSSISSWLDEQHEDVIYVSFGTQSYISKSQMDEIAQGLDSAGHPFIWVVRSSSWTPPAEWEERVKGRGLVIREWVDQRSILAHLVIGGFLSHCGWNSVLESLSMGVPILTWPIGAEQPLNAKLVVHVLKAGLAMDSTLDEVREEGVVYGCNAISSGVKELMGEESGRLARKRAKEIGLMARNAVEKDGSSSKKLDHLINSLKEHSVRLNS